Proteins from a single region of Fibrobacter sp. UWT2:
- a CDS encoding lipopolysaccharide assembly protein LapB, protein MLRRVCYIGVILFSLLLMSCVNDDIKRGNDALRIGDYERAIANFSKALDVEPANRDARYGLALSYFAEAEQTDRFKDSSFVRWSRTAREFKILYGLDSSGSIDANYSTCLFYLARATLNHDASANVLPLLDKSIQLDSLNYFSYNLKGLILAQSNAHADLNSAKNIFIHIVTREPQFISAYINLGNIYWEEGDIESAWDTWSAGLEKAPTNRSLIHWTQVAEDSLKSMVLSGRL, encoded by the coding sequence ATGCTTAGGCGAGTGTGCTACATAGGGGTGATATTGTTCTCCTTGCTTTTGATGTCTTGTGTCAATGACGACATCAAGCGTGGAAACGATGCCTTGCGTATTGGCGACTATGAACGCGCTATCGCGAATTTCTCAAAAGCATTGGATGTAGAACCTGCTAACCGCGACGCTCGCTACGGTCTTGCGCTTTCTTACTTTGCCGAGGCCGAACAGACGGACCGTTTCAAGGATTCCTCGTTTGTCCGGTGGAGCCGCACTGCCCGCGAATTCAAGATTCTTTATGGCTTGGATAGCAGCGGTAGCATCGATGCCAATTATTCCACTTGCCTGTTCTACCTGGCGCGCGCCACGTTGAATCACGATGCGTCTGCAAATGTGCTGCCTTTATTGGATAAATCTATACAACTGGATAGCTTGAATTATTTTAGCTATAACTTGAAGGGATTGATTCTCGCACAAAGCAACGCCCACGCTGACTTGAATAGCGCAAAGAATATTTTCATCCATATCGTGACCCGGGAACCGCAGTTTATTTCGGCCTACATTAACCTGGGAAATATCTATTGGGAAGAAGGCGATATTGAATCGGCTTGGGATACTTGGTCGGCCGGGTTGGAAAAGGCTCCGACAAACAGGTCCCTGATCCACTGGACGCAGGTGGCCGAAGATTCCTTGAAATCCATGGTGCTTTCGGGTAGGCTATGA
- a CDS encoding S41 family peptidase, whose translation MNFNMLNFRTLLVAGLSALCFTTSPFAANDKKDPPGDFYNEVSRLNKVLSEVNRKYVEDVNPTELTDAALNGIRNILDPHTTVFSPKDYESLKVSMEGKFGGVGITISLRDNILTVISPLSGTPAFRLGIRAGDRIRKIDGKDTKGLSLDEAVNKLRGKIGTDVTVSIEREGVPDLMDFTITRAEIIVHAVPYYGMVTKDIGYIKLATFSDKTTSDVENALKSLQKQGMKKIILDMRYNPGGLLNQAIEISELFLKQGNLIVSTRGRTQRTESHARKNGIVKPEVPMVVLLNQGSASAAEIVSGALQDWDRALIIGKTSFGKGSVQTIFPLDNQGNALKLTTAFYYLPFGRCINKPENGIKGLKIMEEEYAEEGDEKADSTKKDTAKVDTFYTNNGRMMFGSGGITPDVEVELSPMPWVVQVQERMAMYFKFAVKIRPELEKAGVKMSANWEVPDSLFTQFRDFCMKDTNFTKIKSNALVGVDQLEKSIVREQNYMGDSAKTVSDTALAKRLEEMRKTLENNRNAQFDENKQYIKDGIKRELLTAFLNDSVSTAFSLKQDKQLNEAIKYLSDMNLYKKTISAPSKKASKKSNKDSKK comes from the coding sequence ATGAATTTCAATATGCTGAATTTTCGAACCCTTCTTGTAGCCGGTCTCTCGGCTCTTTGCTTCACGACTAGCCCCTTTGCGGCAAACGACAAAAAAGATCCTCCCGGCGACTTCTACAACGAAGTTTCCCGCCTGAACAAGGTTCTTTCCGAAGTCAACCGCAAGTATGTGGAAGACGTGAACCCCACAGAGCTCACCGACGCAGCCTTGAACGGCATCCGTAACATCTTGGACCCGCACACAACCGTGTTCTCTCCCAAGGACTACGAAAGCCTTAAAGTCTCCATGGAAGGCAAATTCGGCGGCGTAGGCATCACCATTAGCCTCCGCGACAATATTTTGACCGTTATTTCCCCCTTGTCCGGCACCCCGGCTTTCCGCCTGGGCATCCGCGCCGGTGACCGCATCCGTAAAATTGACGGCAAGGACACCAAGGGACTCAGTCTCGACGAAGCTGTAAACAAGCTCCGCGGCAAGATCGGCACCGACGTGACCGTTTCTATTGAACGCGAAGGCGTGCCCGACCTGATGGACTTTACCATTACCCGTGCCGAAATCATTGTGCACGCCGTGCCCTACTACGGCATGGTCACCAAGGATATCGGCTATATCAAGCTCGCTACCTTTAGCGACAAGACCACTAGCGACGTAGAAAACGCCCTCAAGAGCCTCCAGAAGCAGGGCATGAAGAAGATTATCCTCGACATGCGCTACAATCCGGGTGGACTTCTGAACCAGGCCATCGAAATCAGCGAATTGTTCCTGAAGCAGGGCAACCTGATCGTGAGCACCCGCGGACGCACCCAAAGGACCGAAAGCCACGCCCGCAAGAACGGCATCGTAAAGCCGGAAGTGCCCATGGTGGTGCTCCTGAACCAAGGTTCCGCCAGTGCAGCCGAAATTGTTTCTGGCGCCCTCCAGGACTGGGACCGCGCCTTGATCATTGGTAAGACATCCTTTGGTAAGGGTTCCGTGCAGACGATTTTCCCGCTGGACAACCAGGGTAACGCCCTCAAGCTCACCACGGCATTCTACTACCTGCCCTTCGGCCGCTGCATCAACAAGCCCGAAAACGGCATCAAGGGCCTCAAGATCATGGAAGAAGAATACGCCGAAGAAGGCGACGAAAAGGCCGATTCCACCAAGAAAGACACCGCCAAGGTCGACACCTTCTACACCAACAACGGTCGTATGATGTTCGGTAGCGGCGGCATTACCCCCGACGTAGAAGTGGAACTTTCCCCCATGCCTTGGGTGGTACAGGTGCAAGAACGTATGGCTATGTACTTCAAGTTCGCCGTCAAGATCCGCCCCGAACTGGAAAAGGCCGGCGTCAAGATGAGCGCCAACTGGGAAGTCCCCGACAGCCTGTTTACGCAATTCCGCGACTTCTGCATGAAGGACACGAACTTCACCAAGATCAAGAGCAACGCTCTGGTAGGCGTGGACCAGCTCGAAAAGAGCATTGTCCGCGAACAGAACTACATGGGTGACAGCGCAAAGACGGTAAGCGACACCGCTCTCGCCAAGCGCCTCGAAGAGATGCGCAAGACCCTTGAAAACAACCGCAACGCCCAGTTCGACGAGAACAAGCAGTACATCAAGGACGGCATCAAGCGCGAACTCCTGACCGCGTTCCTCAACGATTCCGTCAGCACCGCCTTCTCCTTGAAGCAGGATAAGCAGCTGAACGAAGCCATCAAGTACTTGAGCGACATGAATCTTTACAAGAAGACCATCAGCGCACCAAGCAAGAAGGCTTCCAAGAAGTCTAACAAGGATTCCAAAAAGTAG
- a CDS encoding polyprenyl synthetase family protein, protein MAPTKAEFQTVLTQARALVQEQLQLTEKVIFGVAKNAPAGIGERLESLFQRKGKRIRSTLLCLIAQSGSQKPDSLRVAHACAGIELLHLASLVHDDIIDGTDIRRGQKTAHKEWGTQVAVLIGDYVLSQAMQCVIDEESHDIPTVLSKAADKLIAGEILELDQSGNMRLSFEEYDRIIDGKTAALIAAAARIGAILAGFDSANIDKCAQMGSHFGIAFQIIDDLLDYGFGSKDLDKAKFTDLGNGLITLPLLYYFEGCNAQERSDMESLIAKADQAGVPEKIIEKLNEKNAFKKAKANAQDHLEKALEIAQGLPSSLFTEEIIQMFSSMDNRGN, encoded by the coding sequence ATGGCTCCGACAAAGGCAGAATTTCAGACCGTGCTGACGCAAGCACGTGCACTTGTCCAAGAACAGTTGCAACTCACCGAAAAGGTCATTTTCGGAGTGGCGAAGAACGCCCCCGCCGGTATTGGCGAACGGCTTGAATCGCTGTTCCAGCGCAAGGGCAAGCGCATTCGTTCGACGCTCCTTTGCCTGATTGCACAAAGCGGTTCTCAAAAGCCTGATTCCTTGCGCGTGGCTCACGCTTGCGCAGGCATCGAACTTTTGCACCTAGCAAGCCTTGTGCACGACGACATCATCGACGGCACCGACATCCGCCGCGGACAAAAGACAGCGCACAAAGAATGGGGCACGCAAGTGGCCGTACTGATTGGCGACTACGTTCTGTCACAGGCCATGCAGTGCGTGATCGACGAAGAGTCCCACGATATTCCGACTGTACTTTCCAAGGCTGCAGATAAATTAATCGCCGGTGAAATCCTGGAACTGGACCAATCCGGAAACATGCGTCTTTCGTTCGAAGAATACGACCGTATTATCGACGGCAAGACCGCAGCCTTGATCGCTGCCGCAGCCCGCATCGGTGCCATTCTCGCCGGATTCGACAGCGCAAACATTGACAAGTGCGCCCAAATGGGCAGCCACTTCGGCATTGCTTTCCAGATCATTGACGACCTTCTGGACTACGGTTTTGGAAGCAAGGACCTCGACAAGGCCAAGTTCACTGATTTAGGCAACGGACTGATTACGCTTCCGCTGCTGTACTACTTCGAAGGCTGCAACGCACAGGAACGTTCCGATATGGAATCGCTGATTGCAAAAGCTGACCAAGCCGGCGTTCCCGAAAAGATTATTGAAAAGCTGAATGAAAAGAACGCCTTCAAGAAGGCCAAGGCCAACGCCCAAGACCATCTTGAAAAAGCCCTTGAAATTGCGCAGGGTCTTCCCAGTTCACTTTTCACCGAAGAGATTATCCAGATGTTCTCTTCGATGGACAACCGCGGCAACTAG
- the gyrB gene encoding DNA topoisomerase (ATP-hydrolyzing) subunit B — protein MAEESEEMKKAEEDYSGSSITVLEGLEAVRVRPAMYIGSTDIRGLHHLVWEVVDNSVDEALAGFCSHIEIAILPGNGIRVTDNGRGIPTDIHPKEKVGTIQVVMTKLHAGGKFNNSSYKVSAGLHGVGVSCVNALSNKLVVTVRRNGRVVQQEFARGVPCGPQVDLGESDGTTGTSVEFYPDDTIFSETVYVYDTLATRFRELAFLMSGLRLTLTDERDPENKQTDTFCYPGGVSEFVRYVDEHRTKLFQDPIHLVLPEGQYPLEVAMWYNDGYQENFFSFVNNVNTYDGGTHVTGFKTALTRVISKFAQEMPKGKKDITITADDIREGLTAVIAIKVSQPQFEGQTKRKLGNSEIAGYVASAFGAKLEEYFQENPAAVKIILDKVYNAAVAREAAHKARTLARRKNVLESGGLPGKLADCSSRDPKECELFIVEGDSAGGSAKMGRNREFQAILPLRGKILNVEKASLHRVLDTEEIQNLVNAIGCGLGTECKLEKLRYNKIVIMTDADVDGSHIQTLLLTFFFRYMRPLIDEGHVFLAMPPLFKLKVGTKETYLFDENDKDEAMAKLEDKKNVTVSRFKGLGEMSPEQLSETTMDPNKRFLKQCYVEDAVAADQIFSMLMGEDVEPRRKFIESNAYKVLNDLDI, from the coding sequence ATGGCAGAAGAATCTGAAGAAATGAAAAAGGCCGAAGAAGACTACAGCGGCTCTAGCATTACCGTTTTGGAAGGCCTCGAAGCCGTGCGTGTTCGCCCGGCTATGTACATCGGTTCAACAGACATCCGCGGTCTCCACCACCTGGTTTGGGAAGTGGTCGACAACTCCGTGGACGAAGCTTTGGCCGGATTCTGCTCTCACATTGAAATCGCCATTTTGCCGGGTAACGGCATCCGCGTGACCGATAACGGCCGCGGCATTCCGACAGACATTCACCCCAAGGAAAAGGTCGGTACCATCCAGGTCGTGATGACCAAGCTCCACGCCGGTGGTAAGTTCAACAACAGCTCGTACAAGGTCTCTGCCGGTTTGCACGGCGTGGGCGTGAGCTGCGTGAACGCTCTGTCCAACAAGTTGGTTGTTACCGTGCGCCGCAACGGCCGCGTAGTGCAGCAGGAATTTGCCCGTGGCGTTCCGTGCGGTCCGCAGGTGGATCTCGGCGAAAGCGACGGTACGACCGGTACATCCGTTGAATTCTATCCGGATGACACCATCTTCAGCGAAACCGTTTACGTGTACGACACGCTCGCTACGCGTTTCCGCGAACTCGCCTTCCTCATGAGCGGTCTTCGCCTGACGCTTACCGACGAACGTGACCCCGAAAATAAGCAGACCGATACGTTCTGCTATCCGGGTGGTGTTTCTGAATTCGTGCGCTACGTGGACGAACACCGCACCAAGCTGTTCCAGGATCCTATTCACCTGGTACTCCCTGAAGGCCAGTATCCGCTCGAAGTTGCCATGTGGTACAACGACGGCTACCAGGAAAACTTCTTTAGCTTCGTGAACAACGTGAACACCTACGATGGCGGTACACACGTGACGGGCTTCAAGACGGCCCTCACCCGCGTCATCAGCAAGTTCGCGCAGGAAATGCCCAAGGGCAAGAAAGACATTACCATTACCGCCGACGATATCCGCGAAGGACTCACCGCCGTGATTGCCATCAAGGTCTCGCAGCCGCAGTTCGAAGGCCAGACCAAGCGCAAGCTCGGCAACTCCGAAATCGCAGGCTACGTCGCCTCCGCTTTCGGTGCAAAACTCGAAGAATACTTCCAGGAAAACCCGGCCGCGGTCAAGATTATCTTGGACAAGGTTTACAACGCCGCCGTGGCCCGCGAAGCCGCCCACAAGGCCCGCACGCTCGCCCGTCGCAAGAACGTTCTCGAAAGCGGTGGACTTCCGGGCAAGCTCGCCGACTGCTCCAGCCGCGATCCCAAGGAATGCGAACTGTTCATCGTGGAAGGTGACTCTGCAGGTGGTTCTGCAAAGATGGGCCGTAACCGCGAGTTCCAGGCCATTCTCCCCCTGCGCGGTAAGATTTTGAACGTGGAAAAGGCAAGCCTCCACCGCGTGCTCGACACCGAAGAAATCCAGAACCTGGTAAACGCCATCGGCTGCGGTCTCGGCACTGAATGCAAACTCGAAAAGCTCCGCTACAACAAGATCGTCATCATGACCGATGCTGATGTGGACGGTTCCCATATTCAGACTTTGCTCCTCACCTTCTTCTTCCGCTACATGCGCCCGCTCATCGACGAAGGCCACGTGTTCCTCGCCATGCCGCCTCTGTTCAAGCTGAAGGTCGGCACCAAGGAAACGTACTTGTTTGACGAAAACGACAAGGACGAAGCCATGGCCAAGCTCGAAGACAAGAAGAACGTGACGGTGAGCCGATTCAAAGGTCTTGGCGAAATGTCTCCGGAACAGCTTTCCGAAACGACCATGGACCCGAACAAGCGTTTCCTCAAGCAGTGCTACGTGGAAGATGCCGTGGCAGCCGACCAGATCTTCAGCATGCTCATGGGTGAAGATGTGGAACCGCGCCGCAAGTTCATTGAATCCAACGCCTACAAGGTCTTGAACGACCTGGATATCTAA
- a CDS encoding DUF3332 family protein translates to MKKGIITLLCAGMIVLSGCYGKYACFNKLLAWNGTLGNKWLNSIVHFGMNVIPVYGIALFVDFLVLNTVEFWTGSNPLASGDSYYEKDAQGNEIAAVKNADGSMTVEMTTAAGEKAVMTLQRDENVIRALDAEGNVVAQRELDK, encoded by the coding sequence ATGAAAAAAGGTATCATTACCCTTCTCTGCGCCGGCATGATCGTTCTTTCCGGCTGCTATGGCAAGTACGCATGCTTCAACAAGTTGCTCGCTTGGAACGGCACCCTTGGTAACAAGTGGCTCAACTCCATCGTGCACTTCGGCATGAACGTGATCCCGGTCTACGGTATCGCTCTGTTCGTTGACTTCCTCGTCCTCAACACTGTCGAATTCTGGACTGGCTCCAACCCGCTCGCTTCTGGCGACTCCTACTATGAAAAGGACGCTCAGGGCAACGAAATTGCCGCTGTCAAGAATGCTGACGGTTCTATGACTGTCGAAATGACCACCGCTGCTGGCGAAAAGGCCGTCATGACCCTCCAGCGCGATGAAAACGTTATCCGCGCCCTCGACGCCGAAGGTAACGTTGTCGCTCAGCGTGAACTCGACAAGTAA
- a CDS encoding serine/threonine protein kinase has translation MSAKCEKPTTSILDRADACALLHQGGEADVYELSCGEDRYALKWYHAGSRFDDSVVDRLKHLNVPGLYRVRESGVRDNTAYLVYDFLDGVNSADVPAMPVAVALKLFRSLVHTLDLLDKENIHHGDINPANVLLCRSGAMLNVVLIDCGIVGPGALAYAAPERFQGKPASTKSDLYGLGMLLFRWIAGVDLLASQDYNELAAQAMAIDGVDISSRLYGLGCCSPQELSALEPLWKALLRESPENRAEDFDELDELLEIALDSMGVGEVTAQTALQKFAKDLFAEKMGQKFPTEEKSVFPYRKCSGENEKNNLKIGILVFFGLILIALVIAVCVGTKSPDIDETGHLFLQKSRSLESGAERDSEMTIDSVPPAMLKDLPTPATE, from the coding sequence ATGAGTGCAAAATGCGAAAAGCCTACGACAAGCATTCTAGACAGAGCTGATGCTTGTGCATTGCTGCACCAGGGGGGAGAAGCCGATGTCTATGAACTCTCCTGTGGCGAAGATCGTTATGCGCTGAAGTGGTACCATGCGGGTTCCCGTTTTGACGATTCTGTCGTTGACCGTTTAAAACATTTGAATGTTCCCGGGCTTTACCGCGTTCGAGAATCGGGTGTTCGCGATAATACGGCGTACCTGGTCTATGATTTTCTTGACGGGGTGAATTCTGCAGATGTGCCTGCGATGCCGGTGGCCGTCGCTCTGAAGTTGTTCCGGAGCCTTGTGCATACGCTGGATTTGTTGGATAAAGAAAATATTCATCACGGTGATATCAACCCGGCCAACGTCTTGCTTTGCCGGTCGGGTGCGATGTTGAATGTTGTGCTTATCGACTGCGGAATTGTTGGGCCGGGAGCCTTGGCTTATGCGGCGCCGGAACGGTTTCAAGGGAAGCCTGCCAGCACCAAGAGCGACCTTTATGGTTTGGGGATGCTTCTGTTCCGTTGGATTGCTGGCGTAGACTTGCTTGCGTCGCAGGACTATAATGAACTCGCGGCTCAGGCCATGGCTATTGACGGCGTAGATATTTCTTCTCGGCTTTATGGTTTGGGATGCTGCAGTCCGCAGGAACTTTCGGCGTTGGAGCCGTTGTGGAAGGCTTTGCTGCGGGAATCTCCGGAGAATCGCGCCGAAGATTTTGACGAACTGGATGAACTTCTGGAAATTGCCCTCGATTCCATGGGCGTTGGCGAGGTGACCGCCCAGACGGCCTTGCAGAAATTCGCCAAGGATTTGTTTGCCGAAAAAATGGGGCAAAAATTCCCGACGGAAGAAAAATCGGTCTTCCCGTACCGCAAATGCAGCGGTGAAAATGAAAAAAACAACTTAAAAATCGGCATTTTGGTCTTTTTTGGACTTATATTAATTGCATTGGTGATTGCCGTCTGTGTCGGAACCAAAAGTCCCGACATCGACGAAACGGGTCACTTGTTCCTTCAAAAATCCAGAAGCTTGGAATCGGGTGCCGAACGAGATTCGGAAATGACAATAGATTCTGTTCCTCCTGCGATGCTGAAGGACTTGCCTACGCCCGCAACGGAATAA
- a CDS encoding ABC transporter permease, giving the protein MNRIAESLGKFIRKFLHTVASYLHFVWQLFKSIPGAFSNFHTTVEQMQHVGLTSIPVVVAASLATGAIMAWQLAYQFADIIPLMFVGMAVGKSVMVELCPILTAMVLAGRIGASMCSELGTMAVTEQLDAYKVLGLSPYKFLLAPRLIATIIMLPTLTIISIFIGIVGGYEVAHIYKDVSFAVFFYGVRMFYQNWDLVVGLIKATLYGYFIASYACFFGFTTHSGAEGVGKNTKATVVAGMTSILIGGFVLSKLLLL; this is encoded by the coding sequence ATGAACAGAATTGCAGAAAGTCTGGGTAAATTCATCCGGAAATTTCTGCACACGGTGGCAAGCTACCTCCATTTTGTCTGGCAGCTTTTCAAGAGCATTCCAGGTGCGTTCAGCAATTTCCACACAACAGTGGAGCAAATGCAGCATGTGGGTCTTACCAGTATTCCCGTGGTGGTAGCGGCATCGCTTGCCACAGGCGCCATTATGGCATGGCAGCTCGCTTACCAGTTCGCCGACATCATTCCCTTGATGTTTGTGGGGATGGCCGTGGGTAAATCCGTGATGGTGGAACTTTGCCCGATCCTTACCGCAATGGTTCTTGCCGGTCGAATTGGCGCATCCATGTGTTCAGAATTGGGTACTATGGCCGTCACCGAGCAGCTCGACGCATACAAAGTATTAGGACTCAGCCCCTACAAGTTTTTGCTTGCACCCCGTTTGATTGCAACCATCATCATGCTTCCGACCCTTACGATCATCAGCATCTTTATCGGTATCGTAGGCGGTTACGAAGTGGCCCACATTTACAAGGACGTGTCCTTTGCCGTATTCTTCTACGGAGTGCGCATGTTCTACCAGAACTGGGACTTGGTGGTGGGCCTTATCAAGGCGACCCTTTACGGCTACTTTATTGCAAGCTACGCATGCTTCTTTGGCTTTACCACCCATAGCGGTGCCGAAGGCGTGGGCAAAAACACCAAGGCTACCGTGGTAGCCGGCATGACAAGCATCCTGATTGGCGGCTTCGTGCTTTCCAAGCTACTATTGCTTTAA
- a CDS encoding RNA polymerase sigma factor RpoD/SigA has protein sequence MTKNTHVRDDRDVYFQYLNDISKYPLLTKEQEKVVLAKVREGSREAMDLLVKSNLRFVVNIANLYKGQGIDVNELINEGNMGLIEAARRFDHTQKIKFISYAVWWVRQNITRAIAERGRLVRISAEKELVLRRFAKKGGQMHQVVGGGLMLDPKSLEGVSKYKANDIEKILMMGSKSTSLDTPVGEDGDMTLGDTIAATEFRTDELAEKNNRSKLFDKAMNNSLSDQEKEIIKLYFGFKMDSDLNLKEIAPMVGLSKERTRQLKDSALEKLRNEQLARVLNDAA, from the coding sequence ATGACAAAGAATACACACGTTCGTGACGACAGGGATGTTTATTTCCAGTATCTGAACGATATTTCTAAATATCCGCTGCTTACCAAGGAACAGGAAAAGGTTGTACTTGCCAAAGTCCGCGAAGGCAGCCGCGAAGCCATGGATCTGCTGGTCAAGAGCAACCTCCGCTTTGTAGTGAACATCGCCAACCTTTACAAGGGTCAGGGCATCGACGTGAACGAGCTCATCAACGAAGGCAACATGGGCCTTATCGAAGCCGCTCGTCGCTTTGACCACACTCAAAAAATCAAGTTTATCAGCTACGCCGTTTGGTGGGTTCGCCAGAACATCACCCGCGCCATCGCTGAACGCGGCCGTTTGGTCCGCATCAGCGCCGAAAAGGAACTCGTGCTCCGCCGCTTTGCCAAGAAGGGCGGCCAGATGCACCAGGTTGTGGGCGGCGGTCTTATGCTTGACCCCAAGAGCCTCGAAGGTGTCTCCAAGTACAAAGCTAACGACATCGAAAAGATCTTGATGATGGGCAGCAAGTCTACCTCCCTCGACACCCCGGTGGGCGAAGATGGCGATATGACTCTCGGTGATACCATCGCAGCGACCGAATTCCGCACCGATGAACTCGCCGAAAAGAACAACCGTAGCAAGCTTTTCGACAAGGCGATGAACAACAGCCTTTCTGACCAGGAAAAGGAAATCATCAAGCTCTATTTCGGCTTCAAGATGGATTCCGACCTGAACCTGAAGGAAATCGCCCCGATGGTCGGCCTTTCCAAGGAACGCACCCGCCAGCTCAAGGATTCCGCCCTGGAAAAACTCAGGAACGAACAGCTCGCCCGCGTTTTGAACGACGCCGCCTAA
- a CDS encoding DUF721 domain-containing protein: MNNPTYKRRGKPVCGKDPEDISVLLQMVLDKTHITDEMVIEKLSNGLETIVGPLVKPHVQIAKFDKNILTLKCDSSAWKQELFLQKKAIIDKCNLLLGKPSVKNILFV; this comes from the coding sequence ATGAACAACCCCACTTACAAAAGGCGTGGGAAGCCCGTTTGTGGCAAGGATCCCGAAGACATCAGCGTACTGTTGCAGATGGTTCTGGACAAGACCCATATCACCGACGAAATGGTCATCGAAAAGCTCTCAAATGGCCTCGAAACCATCGTGGGGCCACTCGTAAAACCGCATGTGCAAATAGCCAAATTTGACAAGAATATTTTGACGCTAAAGTGCGATAGTTCCGCCTGGAAACAGGAACTTTTCTTGCAAAAAAAAGCTATTATTGACAAGTGTAATTTATTGCTCGGGAAACCCTCCGTCAAGAACATTCTTTTCGTTTAA
- a CDS encoding sigma-54-dependent Fis family transcriptional regulator yields the protein MKSESMLATEKMLDVVKILLDEVQPESLFVKILEVAKDVLHADAAVLDTGGENAIHLSNPENVTISISAVKQAKREKKAVVWNQLDDDSADLSKSIVQNQLTSIMVSPFRTPESESGYLYLQRAAREEPFTEDDSALFDSFVMVCEKFAFAAFDRLRDKESLNILRNVIRKDGIVYSSKVMAELIALADKLAVLPMPVIIRGETGTGKEVIARYIHKHSPRADKPFIAVNCGAIPEHLMESLLFGHTKGSFTGAVETRKGFFEEADGGTIFLDEIGELPMNMQVKLLRVLQEKHITRVGDNREIPVNVRIISATHVDLEEAVKAKRFREDLYFRIQVMPVEMPPLRDRGQDVVLLAEEFLTRYGAEYGRGKYHLSRNAEKAMLSYHWPGNVRELENKVQKALVQAVHGVIQPMDLGLGDVQSQAKESPRTLKEAREIVEREVIGRALSDSNANLTLAATILGIDRKVLREIMERLGMKKEDYKK from the coding sequence ATGAAGTCAGAATCGATGCTAGCGACAGAAAAGATGCTGGATGTCGTAAAGATCTTGTTGGACGAAGTCCAGCCGGAATCTCTATTTGTGAAAATTCTTGAAGTGGCGAAGGACGTCTTGCATGCCGATGCCGCTGTTCTGGATACCGGTGGAGAAAATGCGATCCACTTGAGTAATCCTGAAAATGTGACTATTTCTATTTCCGCCGTAAAACAGGCGAAGCGCGAAAAGAAGGCTGTGGTGTGGAATCAGCTGGATGACGATTCTGCAGACCTTTCGAAATCGATTGTGCAGAATCAGCTGACAAGCATCATGGTGTCGCCCTTCCGCACGCCCGAAAGTGAATCCGGTTACTTGTACTTGCAGCGCGCCGCCCGCGAAGAACCTTTTACCGAAGATGACAGCGCCTTGTTCGATTCCTTTGTGATGGTCTGCGAAAAGTTCGCCTTTGCTGCATTTGACCGCCTGCGTGACAAGGAATCGCTGAATATTTTAAGAAACGTCATTCGCAAAGATGGCATCGTGTATTCGAGCAAGGTGATGGCCGAATTGATTGCTCTTGCAGACAAATTAGCGGTGCTTCCCATGCCGGTGATTATCCGTGGCGAAACAGGAACCGGTAAAGAAGTCATTGCCCGCTACATACACAAGCATAGTCCGCGAGCAGACAAGCCTTTTATCGCTGTCAATTGCGGCGCCATTCCGGAACACCTGATGGAATCCCTTTTGTTCGGTCATACCAAGGGCTCGTTTACGGGGGCGGTGGAAACCCGCAAGGGATTTTTTGAAGAAGCTGACGGCGGTACGATTTTCTTGGACGAAATCGGTGAACTGCCCATGAATATGCAGGTCAAGCTTTTGCGTGTGCTCCAGGAAAAGCATATCACCCGCGTGGGTGACAATCGCGAAATCCCGGTGAACGTGCGCATTATCAGTGCGACGCATGTAGACCTGGAAGAAGCGGTCAAGGCGAAGCGCTTCAGGGAAGACTTGTACTTCCGTATTCAGGTGATGCCGGTCGAAATGCCTCCCTTGAGAGACCGCGGACAGGACGTTGTGCTTTTGGCCGAAGAGTTCCTGACCCGTTACGGGGCGGAATACGGTCGCGGCAAGTACCACTTGAGCCGTAACGCCGAAAAGGCGATGCTCAGCTACCACTGGCCGGGTAACGTGCGCGAACTCGAGAATAAGGTCCAGAAGGCCTTGGTTCAGGCGGTCCATGGCGTTATCCAGCCGATGGATCTTGGTTTAGGCGATGTCCAGTCCCAGGCCAAGGAATCGCCGCGTACGCTCAAGGAAGCCCGCGAAATCGTGGAACGCGAGGTTATTGGCAGGGCGCTTTCCGATAGTAACGCGAATTTGACGCTCGCAGCGACGATTTTGGGGATTGACCGCAAGGTTCTCCGCGAAATCATGGAAAGATTGGGAATGAAAAAGGAAGACTATAAGAAATAG